The following proteins are encoded in a genomic region of Sparus aurata chromosome 11, fSpaAur1.1, whole genome shotgun sequence:
- the her6 gene encoding hairy-related 6 isoform X1: MPADMMEKTSSSPVAATPASMNTTPDKPKTASEHRKSSKPIMEKRRRARINESLGQLKTLILDALKKDSSRHSKLEKADILEMTVKHLRNLQRAQMTAALNTDPTVLGKYRAGFSECMNEVTRFLSTCEGVNTEVRTRLLGHLANCMTQINAMNYPSQHQHQHQLPSTAGPTHPSFGQSMVQIPSSSPQVLPMNAVSCKGGSSPANLPSDATKVYGGFQIVPATDGQFAFLIPNAAFAPNGPVIPVYANNVGTPVPVPAAVSPGAPSGNSDSVWRPW, translated from the exons ATGCCTGCCGATATGATGgaaaaaacctcctcctccccggTCGCTGCGACCCCGGCAAGCATGAACACAACTCCCGATAAACCCAAGACAGCATCCGAACACAGAAAG TCATCCAAGCCAATTatggaaaagagaagaagagccAGGATCAACGAGAGCTTGGGCCAGCTGAAAACTCTCATCCTGGATGCGCTCAAAAAAGAT AGCTCCAGACACTCTAAACTGGAGAAGGCGGACATCCTGGAGATGACGGTGAAGCATCTCCGGAACCTCCAGAGGGCTCAGATGACCG cagcctTGAACACGGACCCCACAGTCTTGGGAAAATATCGTGCCGGTTTCAGCGAGTGCATGAATGAAGTCACCCGCTTCCTGTCCACCTGCGAAGGTGTCAACACCGAGGTCAGGACGCGGCTCCTCGGCCACTTGGCCAACTGCATGACCCAGATCAACGCTATGAACTACCCCAGCCAGcatcagcaccagcaccagctcCCATCCACCGCCGGACCAACCCACCCCTCCTTCGGCCAGTCCATGGTGCAGATCCCCAGCTCGTCCCCGCAGGTCCTGCCCATGAACGCGGTGTCCTGCAAAGGAGGCTCGTCGCCGGCTAATTTACCTTCAGACGCCACCAAAGTGTACGGTGGTTTCCAGATCGTGCCTGCCACAGACGGACAGTTTGCATTCCTCATACCTAATGCGGCATTTGCGCCGAACGGTCCCGTTATCCCGGTGTACGCCAACAACGTGGGCACGCCGGTCCCTGTACCGGCTGCGGTTTCCCCCGGAGCCCCGTCAGGCAACTCGGACTCAGTGTGGCGACCGTGGTGA
- the her6 gene encoding hairy-related 6 isoform X2, with amino-acid sequence MPADMMEKTSSSPVAATPASMNTTPDKPKTASEHRKSSKPIMEKRRRARINESLGQLKTLILDALKKDSSRHSKLEKADILEMTVKHLRNLQRAQMTALNTDPTVLGKYRAGFSECMNEVTRFLSTCEGVNTEVRTRLLGHLANCMTQINAMNYPSQHQHQHQLPSTAGPTHPSFGQSMVQIPSSSPQVLPMNAVSCKGGSSPANLPSDATKVYGGFQIVPATDGQFAFLIPNAAFAPNGPVIPVYANNVGTPVPVPAAVSPGAPSGNSDSVWRPW; translated from the exons ATGCCTGCCGATATGATGgaaaaaacctcctcctccccggTCGCTGCGACCCCGGCAAGCATGAACACAACTCCCGATAAACCCAAGACAGCATCCGAACACAGAAAG TCATCCAAGCCAATTatggaaaagagaagaagagccAGGATCAACGAGAGCTTGGGCCAGCTGAAAACTCTCATCCTGGATGCGCTCAAAAAAGAT AGCTCCAGACACTCTAAACTGGAGAAGGCGGACATCCTGGAGATGACGGTGAAGCATCTCCGGAACCTCCAGAGGGCTCAGATGACCG cctTGAACACGGACCCCACAGTCTTGGGAAAATATCGTGCCGGTTTCAGCGAGTGCATGAATGAAGTCACCCGCTTCCTGTCCACCTGCGAAGGTGTCAACACCGAGGTCAGGACGCGGCTCCTCGGCCACTTGGCCAACTGCATGACCCAGATCAACGCTATGAACTACCCCAGCCAGcatcagcaccagcaccagctcCCATCCACCGCCGGACCAACCCACCCCTCCTTCGGCCAGTCCATGGTGCAGATCCCCAGCTCGTCCCCGCAGGTCCTGCCCATGAACGCGGTGTCCTGCAAAGGAGGCTCGTCGCCGGCTAATTTACCTTCAGACGCCACCAAAGTGTACGGTGGTTTCCAGATCGTGCCTGCCACAGACGGACAGTTTGCATTCCTCATACCTAATGCGGCATTTGCGCCGAACGGTCCCGTTATCCCGGTGTACGCCAACAACGTGGGCACGCCGGTCCCTGTACCGGCTGCGGTTTCCCCCGGAGCCCCGTCAGGCAACTCGGACTCAGTGTGGCGACCGTGGTGA